One stretch of Halapricum desulfuricans DNA includes these proteins:
- a CDS encoding DUF6735 family protein, translating to MSHRALVAYERPDGRFDVHTSRLGGLDCRLARSITPSDPYASGDVDPAPNVVARPFEHVLTMVDLARHEAVYRVGAEYDVETYLPLWFGFEHYLGERPTTGDNQGVIVAVDGPDEAAELRRWLRAAKGVLATAISDGALDVVGAQTILDRAVRQHFDGEVLDPRRRDR from the coding sequence TCGCGCGCTGGTCGCCTACGAACGTCCGGACGGGCGGTTCGACGTGCATACGTCGCGGCTGGGCGGGCTGGACTGTCGGCTCGCCCGGTCGATCACGCCGTCGGACCCCTACGCAAGCGGCGACGTCGATCCGGCCCCGAACGTCGTCGCGCGCCCGTTCGAGCACGTGCTCACGATGGTCGATCTCGCCCGCCACGAGGCCGTCTATCGCGTCGGCGCCGAGTACGACGTCGAGACGTACCTGCCGCTGTGGTTCGGGTTCGAACACTATCTGGGTGAACGGCCGACGACAGGGGACAACCAGGGAGTGATCGTCGCAGTCGACGGTCCCGACGAGGCGGCCGAACTCCGGCGGTGGCTCAGGGCGGCGAAGGGAGTACTCGCAACGGCGATCTCGGACGGGGCTCTCGACGTCGTCGGGGCCCAGACGATTCTTGACCGGGCTGTCCGGCAACACTTCGACGGCGAGGTCCTCGATCCGCGACGACGCGATCGGTAG